CTGCAACCGTAAATATAGTTGAAAAACGAAAACATTGTTGTTCATAAATTCCCTCGATCGAGTTTATACAAATGCCCCTACCAGCTGGCGAAAAGTTCATTCATGAGTTCAACTTAGCCTACAATAAAAAATACCACATTTAAGGTATTGGCAAAACAGATTGCTGTCTATACTTTTGACTCGTTATTTATAATTAGTCTAAATAGGTTAATGAAACCATCATGAAAATAAACAAACAATTACTTGCTTTAGTCATTGTTGCAGGAACTATAAGTTTTACTGGCTGCAGAAGAGAGGGTTGCGATGACCCTAAAGCTAAAAATTATGATCCTAAAGCTAAAAAATCAGATGGGTCTTGTATTTATGATACAGCTTATCAAGTACCCGCTACATATGATTTCGCTAATGTAAGCTATACAGGTCAAACCGAAAGGTTAAATATGCTTGATGAGCTTGTTACTGAAATGAAAAAAAGCAATACTCAGGGCACAGCTTTAAGTGCGCAGAAATTAAAAGAAATGTACAGTAACGAAGGTGGACATTTCAGCTTTACCTCTGCCAATCAATTGAAAAATAAAACTTTTGCTGATGATATAGCTGTTTTCGAAAATTATATGGATAAACTGGCTGCTGCAAGTACTTCAACTACCCCAGGATCGAATGGTGTGGCTGGTGTGGTTGCAAGTACCATTGATGGTTCAAAAAAATATTTATTTGATGAAAATGGAATAGAATACCTTCAATTGATCGAAAAAGGTTTGATGGGCGCAATCACCTATTATCAGGCTACTTCGGTTTATTTAAGTGAAGATAAGATCGGTGCTGCAGTTGACAATACAAGCGTGGAGCAAGATAAGGGAACCAAAATGGAGCATCATTGGGATGAAGCATTTGGATATTTCGGTGTTCCAAAAGATTTCCCAGCAAATAAAAGCGGTATAAGATATTACGGAAAATACTGTGATGCGCGCAATACCCTGATGAATTCAAATAAAACCTTAATGGATGGATTTATTAAGGGCAGGGCAGCCATTTCGAATAAAGATATGGTAACCAAGGACCAAATGATAAAAGTTATCCATGAGGAATGGGAAAGAGTTGTTGCTGCAACGGCCATCTCCTATTTAAATAAGGCAAAATCTGATTTTGGTGATGATGCTTTAAGAAACCATGACCTTTCAGAAGCGCTTGCTTTTATCAAAGCCCTAAAATACAATTCGGCAAAAAAGATTACAAATCCTCAAATTGATAATGCAGCAAATGCGCTCGGAAGTAATTTCTATGAGATTACCCAGGCAGCAATAGAATCAGCAAGGGATCAATTAAGTACAATTTATATTTTAGATAGCATAAAAACTTCTTTGTAGGTATAATCTACCAAGGGTAGGATTAATAAAATCAATCGGTTCTTATATATAAGGACTGATTGATTTTTATAAAAAACGTTCATACAATAGCCATAATCAGCAATTGGGAACACTAATTAAAAGATGAATATGGGTATTCCTTATGAACTTAAAAAATGCAATAATTTAAGAATGAAAAT
This window of the Bacteroidota bacterium genome carries:
- a CDS encoding DUF4856 domain-containing protein, with product MKINKQLLALVIVAGTISFTGCRREGCDDPKAKNYDPKAKKSDGSCIYDTAYQVPATYDFANVSYTGQTERLNMLDELVTEMKKSNTQGTALSAQKLKEMYSNEGGHFSFTSANQLKNKTFADDIAVFENYMDKLAAASTSTTPGSNGVAGVVASTIDGSKKYLFDENGIEYLQLIEKGLMGAITYYQATSVYLSEDKIGAAVDNTSVEQDKGTKMEHHWDEAFGYFGVPKDFPANKSGIRYYGKYCDARNTLMNSNKTLMDGFIKGRAAISNKDMVTKDQMIKVIHEEWERVVAATAISYLNKAKSDFGDDALRNHDLSEALAFIKALKYNSAKKITNPQIDNAANALGSNFYEITQAAIESARDQLSTIYILDSIKTSL